One region of Wyeomyia smithii strain HCP4-BCI-WySm-NY-G18 chromosome 3, ASM2978416v1, whole genome shotgun sequence genomic DNA includes:
- the LOC129733130 gene encoding YTH domain-containing family protein isoform X3 yields MSTVSDQRMKGQGNHGNDYNNSWGSQQMNHGHAGAGAGGHSQRKPYDDYYHRNQGVYQGHDGIKNVEQGMQGLGLGSMHHDRDANHHHGNSLSKSDQHHQQQKEAPKKMTWASIASQPPKPQVNTTSTTVKKKGPGMPPPPMVPGKHNMDIGTWDSPSKNGAGTMVPTPTPPAIVPPPVMEPSPLAEQPAVKGTNNAAAMMGGGHAGASGGHHQHHQQQVQYGHQQNMAPPAGAHNSRWPTPGQAQNPLPQQPTPQQANQAVGGSGGIMSQQQQHPQRSDHRQYQSVGGPHQNNSRNFSGPPPSINQGAGGGQGYHQPPPFHHQPPSMQHQSHTRQNQNHHGPPPSVHHHQQQQPQQQPHAERGNYQQPPPQHQRHPQDDRRGLVNNGPNNYHDSSTSQQQQQQQQPPSALQQSQPTAQQTQSQQQPPQQQQSQLQQPPPVASPHSPTPPSGAVDASGAAAAPAPIPNPLQNKNNYNPPTLDMLETAHLARFFVIKSYSEDDIHRSIKYEIWCSTEHGNQRLDQAYREREEKGGMVYLFFSVNGSGHFCGIAQMMTAVDYNSNSSVWSQDKWKGTFKVRWIYVKDVPNGQLRHVRLENNENKPITNSRDTQEVPNAKGLQALKIIHSYKHTMSIFDDFIHYEKRQLEEDTKKHDVPPQGPQQYRSQQYGGSYDSGPGKYNNFNKYNDRDGNGDGYNSRGGYDSRGYQGGYNKGYGGYNNRGPYNQEGGRGGYQSYDRRNNNSNNSGNGSNSGDDREGSNYPDRSRDEGGSGYHQRSGGYGRPNRDYYGRDEGNRGRSDYRDGGNDGYRSSRSGGGGGSDAEGDNNGGYRGGSRDHYRPRNDLGSRGSRAAAPPNARPAASGNPSGAAAAVPSVAGTYRNSNSSGGGGGAGVSEGDGQQN; encoded by the exons GAAATGATTACAATAACTCATGGGGATCACAACAAATGAACCACGGTCATGCTGGTGCTGGTGCCGGAGGACATTCGCAGAGAAAGCCGTACGATGATTACTACCACCGGAATCAAGGAGTCTACCAGGGTCACGATGGAATTAAG aaTGTTGAACAAGGAATGCAAGGACTTGGCCTCGGGTCGATGCACCACGACAGAGATGCAAACCATCACCACGGCAATTCACTATCCAAATCTGATCAACATCACCAGCAGCAAAAGGAAGCTCCCAAAAAGATGACTTGGGCCTCGATTGCATCGCAACCGCCTAAACCGCAAGTGAACACCACTAGTACTACGGTGAAGAAGAAGGGCCCCGGAATGCCCCCACCACCGATGGTTCCTGGTAAACACAACATGGATATAGGCACATGGGATTCGCCATCTAAGAATGGTGCGGGAACAATGGTACCGACACCGACGCCCCCGGCGATTGTACCACCCCCGGTAATGGAACCGTCTCCATTGGCTGAGCAACCAGCTGTGAAGGGAACCAATAATGCGGCTGCTATGATGGGAGGAGGCCACGCAGGAGCTAGCGGAGGTCACCATCAGCATCACCAACAGCAAGTTCAGTACGGTCATCAGCAAAATATGGCGCCACCTGCGGGTGCGCATAATTCCCGTTGGCCTACACCCGGTCAAGCCCAAAATCCTCTACCCCAGCAGCCGACGCCACAACAGGCGAATCAAGCAGTTGGAGGCAGTGGAGGCATAATGTCGCAACAGCAACAGCATCCCCAGCGATCAGATCATCGTCAATATCAATCGGTTGGTGGGCCACATCAAAACAATAGTCGAAACTTCTCTGGACCGCCACCATCCATAAACCAGGGAGCAGGCGGTGGACAGGGATACCATCAGCCGCCTCCGTTCCATCATCAACCGCCTTCAATGCAACATCAGTCGCATACTCGACAGAATCAAAATCATCACGGACCTCCTCCATCGGTTCACCATCACCAACAGCAACAACCACAACAGCAGCCACACGCTGAACGAGGAAATTATCAGCAACCTCCTCCCCAGCATCAGCGTCATCCTCAGGACGATCGAAGGGGATTAGTGAACAATGGGCCCAATAATTACCACGATAGTTCAACgtctcaacaacaacaacagcagcagcagccgccgTCTGCACTGCAGCAATCGCAACCAACGGCCCAACAAACGCAATCCCAGCAGCAGCCGCCGCAACAACAACAATCCCAACTCCAGCAACCACCCCCGGTTGCATCACCGCACTCTCCTACACCACCGAGCGGTGCAGTGGATGCTAGTGGTGCCGCAGCTGCTCCGGCCCCGATACCGAATCCACTGCAGAACAAAAACAACTATAATCCGCCCACACTTGATATGCTGGAAACTGCGCACCTAGCTAG ATTCTTTGTAATCAAATCCTACTCGGAGGATGATATCCACCGCAGCATCAAGTACGAAATCTGGTGTTCCACCGAGCACGGCAATCAGCGGCTGGATCAGGCGTACCGCGAGCGTGAAGAGAAAGGTGGCATGGTGTATCTGTTCTTCTCGGTTAACGGTTCCGGACACTTCTGTGGAATTGCGCAAATGATGACGGCAGTTGATTACAATTCCAACTCGAGCGTCTGGTCACAGGACAAGTGGAAGGGTACCTTCAAGGTGCGCTGGATCTACGTGAAGGACGTCCCGAACGGACAGCTGCGACACGTCCGGCTGGAGAACAACGAGAACAAACCCATCACGAACTCTCGCGACACACAGGAGGTGCCGAATGCGAAGGGCCTGCAAGCGTTGAAGATTATTCACAGCTATAAACACACAATGTCGATATTCGACGATTTTATCCACTACGAGAAACGGCAGCTAGAGGAAGACACCAAGAAGCACGATGTGCCTCCACAGGGACCGCAACAGTATCGATCACAGCAGTACGGTGGCAGTTACGATAGTGGTCCTGGCAAGTATAACAATTTCAACAAGTATAACGATCGTGATGGCAACGGCGATGGGTACAATTCTCGCGGCGGATACGACAGTCGTGGCTATCAAGGAGGGTACAACAAAGGTTATG GTGGTTACAATAACCGTGGGCCGTACAACCAAGAGGGTGGAAGAGGAGGCTATCAGAGTTACGATAGACGTAACAACAATAGCAATAACAGTGGAAATGGTAGCAATAGCGGCGACGATCGGGAGGGAAGTAATTATCCGGATCGTTCGCGGGACGAAGGCGGCAGCGGCTATCACCAGCGCAGCGGTGGTTATGGTCGCCCGAATCGGGACTACTATGGACGGGATGAAGGGAACCGTGGCCGTAGCGATTACCGTGATGGTGGCAACGATGGCTACAGATCGTCACGCTCGGGAGGCGGTGGCGGCTCGGATGCCGAAGGTGACAACAACGGGGGTTATCGAGGCGGTTCGAGAGACCACTACCGG CCCCGTAATGACCTCGGCAGTCGCGGATCGCGAGCGGCCGCTCCTCCGAATGCCCGCCCAGCTGCCAGCGGCAATCCATCGGGCGCCGCAGCAGCAGTACCTTCCGTGGCGGGAACCTATCGCAACAGTAACAGCAGTGGCGGCGGCGGTGGTGCCGGTGTCAGCGAAGGCGACGGTCAGCAAAATTGA